A window of the Deltaproteobacteria bacterium genome harbors these coding sequences:
- a CDS encoding zinc-ribbon domain-containing protein yields the protein MKIVCQSCNAAFNIDDAKIPKGKKVGVKCKSCGAVIVILPDGSQEGAAAPQAEAAPPPKPAPAPKPAAPPPVAAETEDPFGGGDDPFAGLSEDKLEVEGSVSPPDDFNFTAEEEVPPEPVAPPPPKPKKTAAGAGAANDPFADHAPEDPFATEEPEESIGGGAFAGASEIDTGGGAVRDSDGNFSFDDGGGGDALDELDALDRQVEQEIKKGRAAPAAGTATIGFDDDAFTDTVAVAAGQYKVKNAKDQLAGPFPIGKIKDLLKSKKIGVKDEISRDEGPWLPVRILLEIPNIENTDLEKFLATASAEAAGAGGFNFDADAIGATGLGGGGMAGNISLIIKVAVGVVVLAIAAGGAFWWYQMREVDFSQLNTAKLRELVSSRQSVTSSREAVSRQSQQKAEAIVSALLVEQFPEAEKELKTAIQKNPSNFQAAALLARLYAFWAEMLGERTKLADGQAMAEAVKGVDATAEHTLIAFAHVLRVAGKTDEAIAVAQNAATVAAGSADAQVALAYALLGKPDQFAAAQAALDKAFAVGGEHQLALIVQARLHELQKDYTQASEGYDKAISARPNAVYPRLMKAQFILRRMPDQSRQAVELLDAVEKIPLAAVKPFRARVLVVRAALLMADGQAGSALAKAREADQVFPSAESKTIVGDALFAAGQVSDALISYAEAIKVDRTYQAAHQRIGRAHLAIGENDKGEAALKEAIRLDPGDLSARVLLGQAYARSGRVELAQIEYEAVIGIDPQNADAYVSLGQLQLTQGRTQDALASFDRAIELDPQNPETFVAIGRTYWELGESSNAISRTRQAVELAPLRIATHQQLAKFLWEIGDYAAALSAYDQAVQLLKADDQNSQLYVERAIVKFYLGRYEEAVADLNQALAIRKSEPQVYFWIARSRLAQAETLVAQAKAIPVPEADALFQAANGEFSKADYYARENPIIAYWWGRAWAGLRQYAQANQQLDVSIRKAQANESQGWSPFIDPDIAKARILTRQEKWREAHAMYEQLLPKLAQEEERIRTLKKYAIVPETAPLAEQFLDWHPRRWPKWEADRLQLLGEIQIEALQVMGYVERDELDRPAQSDATLKRLLSIRPAIPKAHLYRCLIAMDKQDYVGGEGHCRQAIRYDSNLGEAHVQIGYSLLYEKNDSRGAVASWSRALAKTAQLSDKRKMDVIGAIRGQGLGEDEIRRILVGHKYQPAEMAQLGVR from the coding sequence ATGAAGATCGTCTGCCAGTCCTGCAATGCGGCTTTCAATATCGACGATGCCAAGATCCCCAAGGGCAAGAAGGTCGGCGTCAAATGCAAAAGCTGCGGTGCAGTGATCGTGATCCTGCCGGATGGTTCCCAGGAAGGAGCTGCGGCTCCCCAGGCTGAAGCGGCTCCACCGCCAAAACCGGCACCCGCTCCGAAGCCAGCCGCTCCACCACCCGTGGCCGCAGAAACCGAAGATCCTTTTGGCGGAGGTGATGATCCGTTCGCCGGGCTTTCCGAGGACAAACTGGAGGTCGAGGGGTCGGTTTCTCCGCCCGATGATTTCAATTTCACTGCCGAGGAGGAAGTGCCGCCTGAGCCAGTTGCGCCGCCCCCTCCAAAACCCAAGAAAACTGCCGCCGGTGCGGGTGCGGCAAATGACCCATTCGCCGATCATGCTCCCGAGGATCCGTTTGCAACGGAAGAACCAGAAGAATCCATTGGCGGAGGCGCGTTCGCTGGTGCGTCCGAAATAGATACAGGCGGTGGAGCGGTTCGTGATTCGGACGGGAACTTTTCGTTTGATGATGGCGGCGGTGGCGATGCCCTGGACGAACTGGATGCACTGGATCGCCAGGTTGAGCAGGAGATCAAGAAAGGCCGTGCCGCTCCGGCGGCCGGCACGGCTACCATCGGATTCGACGATGACGCCTTTACCGACACGGTTGCGGTGGCCGCCGGCCAGTACAAGGTCAAGAATGCCAAGGACCAGCTCGCAGGGCCTTTCCCGATAGGCAAGATCAAGGATCTGCTCAAGAGCAAGAAGATCGGAGTCAAGGACGAGATTTCCCGTGACGAAGGCCCGTGGCTTCCGGTGCGCATTCTCCTGGAAATCCCCAATATCGAAAATACCGATCTGGAAAAGTTTCTTGCTACGGCCAGTGCCGAGGCAGCGGGAGCTGGCGGTTTCAATTTCGATGCCGATGCCATTGGCGCGACGGGCTTGGGCGGCGGAGGGATGGCAGGCAATATCAGCCTGATCATAAAGGTCGCTGTTGGAGTCGTCGTTCTTGCCATTGCCGCAGGCGGAGCATTCTGGTGGTACCAGATGCGCGAAGTGGACTTTTCCCAGCTGAATACAGCCAAGCTTCGGGAACTGGTCAGCAGCCGCCAGTCAGTAACGTCATCGCGGGAAGCCGTTTCCCGTCAGTCCCAGCAGAAGGCAGAGGCAATTGTCAGCGCGCTGCTGGTCGAACAGTTCCCCGAGGCCGAAAAGGAACTCAAGACGGCGATCCAGAAGAACCCATCGAATTTTCAGGCGGCAGCCCTTCTGGCGAGACTCTATGCCTTCTGGGCTGAAATGCTCGGTGAACGAACGAAGCTGGCGGATGGTCAGGCGATGGCCGAGGCGGTGAAGGGCGTCGATGCCACCGCCGAGCATACGCTGATTGCCTTTGCCCATGTACTTCGCGTCGCAGGCAAGACAGATGAGGCGATAGCAGTCGCACAGAATGCCGCCACCGTCGCTGCCGGGTCGGCTGACGCTCAGGTAGCTCTGGCGTATGCACTGCTGGGGAAACCGGACCAGTTTGCCGCCGCACAGGCAGCCCTGGACAAGGCGTTTGCCGTGGGAGGAGAACACCAGCTTGCTCTCATCGTTCAGGCACGGCTGCACGAACTTCAGAAAGATTATACGCAGGCCTCGGAAGGATACGACAAGGCCATTTCGGCCCGGCCAAACGCGGTCTATCCGCGTCTGATGAAAGCGCAATTCATTTTGCGCCGGATGCCCGATCAGAGCCGGCAGGCTGTCGAGCTGCTTGATGCCGTGGAAAAAATACCTCTCGCCGCCGTCAAGCCATTCCGCGCCCGGGTATTGGTGGTTCGGGCCGCCCTGTTAATGGCCGATGGCCAGGCAGGTTCAGCGCTCGCCAAGGCGCGGGAGGCCGATCAGGTGTTCCCGTCGGCGGAATCAAAAACAATCGTTGGAGATGCGTTATTTGCCGCTGGGCAGGTTTCGGACGCCCTGATCAGCTATGCAGAGGCCATCAAGGTTGACCGGACTTATCAGGCCGCTCATCAGCGGATTGGACGGGCGCACCTCGCCATCGGTGAAAACGACAAGGGTGAGGCAGCCCTGAAAGAGGCGATTCGTCTGGATCCGGGAGACCTTTCGGCGCGAGTGCTGCTCGGGCAGGCATATGCCCGTTCCGGGCGTGTCGAATTGGCCCAGATCGAGTATGAGGCTGTAATCGGCATCGATCCACAGAATGCCGACGCCTATGTCTCGCTGGGCCAGCTTCAGCTCACGCAGGGACGTACGCAGGACGCACTTGCTTCCTTCGATCGTGCCATTGAGCTTGATCCCCAGAACCCCGAGACGTTCGTTGCCATCGGCCGCACCTATTGGGAGCTGGGCGAAAGCAGCAACGCCATTTCCAGGACGCGGCAGGCGGTGGAGCTTGCTCCCCTCCGCATTGCTACCCATCAGCAGCTTGCCAAGTTCCTGTGGGAAATAGGCGACTACGCCGCCGCGCTTTCAGCATACGATCAGGCGGTCCAGCTGCTCAAGGCCGACGACCAGAATTCCCAGCTCTATGTGGAGCGGGCGATCGTGAAGTTCTATCTCGGCCGTTACGAAGAGGCGGTAGCTGACCTGAATCAGGCACTGGCCATCCGCAAATCGGAACCCCAGGTTTATTTCTGGATTGCCCGTTCCCGGCTGGCTCAGGCGGAAACGCTGGTGGCACAGGCCAAGGCCATCCCGGTTCCGGAAGCCGATGCCCTGTTCCAGGCGGCAAACGGCGAGTTTTCGAAGGCCGACTACTATGCCCGGGAGAATCCGATCATTGCCTACTGGTGGGGGCGTGCGTGGGCCGGACTTCGCCAGTATGCTCAGGCGAATCAGCAGCTTGATGTATCCATCCGCAAGGCTCAGGCCAATGAATCCCAGGGATGGTCACCATTTATCGACCCTGATATCGCCAAAGCCCGGATTCTGACCCGCCAGGAAAAATGGCGTGAAGCCCATGCCATGTACGAGCAGCTTCTTCCAAAGCTTGCACAGGAAGAGGAGCGAATCCGTACACTGAAGAAATACGCCATTGTTCCCGAGACGGCCCCGCTTGCAGAGCAGTTTCTGGACTGGCACCCGCGTCGCTGGCCGAAATGGGAAGCGGACCGGCTGCAGCTTCTGGGCGAAATCCAGATTGAGGCGCTTCAGGTCATGGGGTACGTGGAAAGGGACGAGCTTGACCGCCCAGCCCAGTCGGATGCGACGCTGAAACGGTTACTGTCGATCAGACCGGCAATTCCCAAGGCGCACTTGTACCGGTGTCTGATCGCCATGGACAAGCAGGACTATGTTGGCGGCGAAGGCCACTGCCGGCAGGCTATCCGGTATGATTCGAACCTGGGTGAGGCCCATGTCCAGATTGGCTATTCGTTGCTTTATGAGAAGAATGATTCACGTGGTGCCGTAGCGAGCTGGAGCAGGGCACTCGCCAAAACCGCGCAGCTCAGCGACAAACGGAAAATGGACGTGATCGGAGCCATTCGCGGGCAGGGGCTGGGAGAGGATGAGATCCGCCGGATTCTCGTCGGCCATAAGTACCAGCCAGCCGAAATGGCCCAGCTCGGCGTCAGGTAA